A segment of the Manduca sexta isolate Smith_Timp_Sample1 unplaced genomic scaffold, JHU_Msex_v1.0 HiC_scaffold_2669, whole genome shotgun sequence genome:
attggtatccaatatatacttgttatgtgaaattattctacgactatcgcgctgaggagttacacctctgagtaccactgaaaagggaaaaggtgtgatgctatatatatgtatgtaagaagtagattcaagcaaacctaacgcaaaaacacaactgttatatttggctcacagtactactatcgcgctgtggtgtaacacctctgcctacccctgaaaagggtaaaaggtgtgatgctacatatatgtatgtatgtaaaaggggagtcaattaaacccaacccaaaaacacaaccgatatatttcgatcatactataactattgcgctgtggtgttacacctctgcctacccctgaaaagcggaaaaggtgtgatgctatatgtatgtatgtatgtaagaagtagagtccactaaacccaacacaaaaacacaactgatatgtttcacacacagtacgactatcgcgatgaaatgttacgcctctgcctacccctgacacggggaaaagatgttatgctatatgtataagtatgtgagaagtacagtcaatcaaactcaatgcaaaaacataactaaatacgtcacaggaaagctaaattaccgatttcgttttcttggacgacataattattctagttttttaattttaaaaccaaactaccgaagcgatcttgaaaaaaaccaatctggagagaaattctttcgaataaaaaaagaattttccaaatcggttcataaatgagcgagttctgaggtaacaaacatacaaaaaaaaatcacgtcgaattgataacctcctccttttttttgaagtcggttaaaaacgtttataaaaactatgaaacagtgtacagcgtgcatacgcctacatttacaaacataattttgttgttttacatttcatatgttgacatagatcatacatacttacatgcataatatatattatagcatcacacctttatcccttttaagggatagacagaagtgtaacaccacagcgcgatagctgtactgtgatcgaaatattatcagttgtgtttttgatttaagtttgcttgaatctacttcttacatacatatgtatagcatcacaccttttccccttttcagggtaggcaaaggtgtaacatttcagcgcgatagtcgtattgtaagcgaaacataactacgccatcaagacagtatattttatagtacaagtccatctagcttaaccagcaatttcaattagacaccgactccaaaattcgtatccagtatatacctgttatgtgaaattattttttggttttgagtggttttgaaggccgtttatttatttttatattattaaattatttttattttcaaaacagctcaagcaacataatccttattgtggtaactaattagcaacaaattcctacattacgacttatcaaataagtataagtttcgtgagtgtccatgctagcttgatatcaagatagcagtggtagctttttctaaacggcttgagcaaaaaatcgaaatagtggtaactaattagcaacaaattagctaCAAATttctacattacgtctgatcaaataagtataagtttcgttagggtccatgctagcttgatatcaagatagcagtggtagcttttttttctaaacggcttgagcaaaaaaatctaaatagtggtaactaattagcaacaaattagtaagaaattcctacattacgcctgatcaaataagtataagttttgtTAGGGTCcctgctagcttgatatcaagatagcagtggtagcttttttttctaaacggcttgagcaaaaaaatcgaaatagtggtaactaatgagcaacaaattagcaacaaattcctacattacgtctgatcaaataagtataagtttcattagggtccatgctagcttgatatcaagatagcagtggtagcttttttttctaaacggcttgagcaaaaaatcgaaatagtggtaactaattagcaacaaattagcaacaaattcctacattacgtctgatcatataagtataagtttcgtgagtgtccatgctagcttgatatcaagatagcagtggtagcttttttttctaaacggcttgagcaaaaaaatcgaaatagtggtaactaattagcaacaaattagcaacaaattcctacattacgtctgatcatataagtataagtttcgtgagtgtccatgctagcttgatatcaagatagcagtggtagttttttctaaacggcttgagcaacaaaatcgaaatagtggtaactaattagcaacaaattagcaacaaattcctacattacgtctgatcatataagtataagtttcgttagggtccatgctagcttgatatcaagatagcagtggtagctttttctaaacggcttgagcaaaaaatcgaaatagtggtaactaattagcaacaaattagcaacaaattcctacattacgtctgatcatataagtataagtttcgttatggtccatgctagcttgatatcatgatagcagtggtagcttttttttctaaacggcttgagcaaaaaaatcgaaatagtggtaactaatgagcaacaaattcctacattacgtctgatcatataagtataagtttcattatggtccatgctagcttgatatcatgatagcagtgaccggttttttttctaaacggcttgagcaacaaaatcgaaatagtggtaactaattagcaacaaattagcaacaaattctaaaatatatttggtttaattctgctaagttactactgctaccttgacagagctCCAAAGACCCTCTATCTATTTGTGTGGATGACAACACTGGCCCGTCGTCTGATACCAATGCCTTTGTTTACATTAACGTTCACTGTTAATTAGTGTAAATTTAGTTAATAGCTTTTCGCGGAACAGTTACTTATTGATAATTAAGTGGCCAGTGATTTACAGACCATTTATTCAATCACTTAATTTGGAATTGCTATATAAACtgacttagttttttttttactttgcgtCTGAGTCGCTTGATTATTGTAGATCTTTACTACCTAGTTGCGTTAGTTATTCGTAAACActtagataattatataagtatttaactGTATACAGGAATCCTTGCGATGTTATTTGACAATAAAGACAAATAACTTGAAAAATCAAATATGCCAAAAAGGAGTTCTAAACTCTCACCCGAGTCGTTCATTAACCGAAAAATGTAACTGTTTAAAACATCGTCTTAAACCACAGCCAAACTGCAAGAAATCCCACGCCAAGTTAAACCCCCGTTCGCTTCAAGCGTCCAGATTTTTTCCACAGTAGCAGTAAACCCAAAAATCTCTCATAAATTAAAGACAGGGCGGGCGGGCTGCCCATTATATTTCCCGCCCGCTCCATAAAGGCCTGTTGACGTTCATAAAGTTAATGCGGTCGTGGCGAAGCCTCTTAACTTGATATTATACCGATATAACCGGTTATTTGACGATTAACAGCTTTTTGGATCTCGCGATATGTAGAGCGTTTAATTACCCGTAAAGGTagagctagtaatttatatgttgAAGTTCTTTCGCCAACTTTTTTTACTCGATAAAGAGTAGTCTTTAACACGAGATAATACGGTTTCCCATTATTCATTGTTAGGAtcgcttattttttttatcctcaGGGTAAAGTGCAGTTACTGCATCTggttcctgatggtaagtggactggggGTTTAAACTTTTGTCAGTAGGCTCGTTTCAATGAATATTCCCTACATTAAAACTTAGAATCCTgcgattttataatataatattacatacatacataacatcacgcattttatccccgaaggggtatgcagaggcgcaactagggcacccacttttcgccaagtatgttccgtcccatgatgtgatagggggcgagcctatcgccatatcgggcacaaattccagactccgggctgatactgagcagaaaaacccaaatatcactttgcccgacccgggactcgaacccaggacctcagagcgctattgtaccggacgtgcaatacaactacgccaccgaggcagtcctacgccaccgaggcagtctaatataatattaatttgaatttatttatattaatcagATTTATTACCTATGTTTCATCAGTACATATACTTTAAGGTCCCAAGTTCGATTCCcaatatattaaactaattgGGCTAAGgcaatttatttataggtttgAATTCCAAAAAATATGCTCGAGTTGCTTGGGATTGAAATGACATCCTATTTAAGGAAATAtacgtacaaaaaataattttctatctaatttttaatgtttattcttAACATTGACTATTATgaaattcaaatcaaatcatGACACTAAGTAAAATTTCTTTGGCTCCTAACTCTACATTTCCTAATAACCGGAAAATTGGCAAATTTCGTATAATCTAAGATGTTAAAAGTGCGTCGACCTCTCCTGAATAGAGTAGACTGACCACACGGCATCCGGGACTCGTCCGGATTAAACTGACAGAGATTAATTACACTCGACAATTAAACGGAGATTCCATTTAAAAGCTAAAATGTGAAAAGGATTTTACTAGATTATAGGAATTTTCGTGTACTTTCAGTTATATCAGATTTATTCTACGGGTGCATGGTACGTTTTGAACCTTATTAAAATGAGGCTGAATTTTGTTGACAATACCtctatatgtttatattatgtacattattgtttgttggtggtaggatatattttatatccgcctagaCAGCGACCACCATAcgcaagatgttaaaacccgccgtagtggtccacgtaattttagtcgactgtcgagaggtaatcatttctcgtcagtcgacattctattggaccgcatttcacttaccatcaggtgcattaaGGTCACATTGTTGAgctcctataaaaaaaaatatgacgtgAATTTGTGAAATCatttatagtccattgaaaagttacatttggggttgcgttttttagaggacgcaattttatttttttgaaatgtagggggggtcagtctaaagctaaaaccaagtttgtggggtcgccacccttgtcccacggccgccatcttgaaaataggggttgaaatggttttacgatgtatctcttaaactatttatctgacaaaaatgtataaatattttttgttgcaaattaaattctctacaactttggtgtagtaacttttgtcgtaaaactataaataaaaaagttataagcgaaaatgttaagaaattcaatgttaagcaatgtccattgcaacgtcatcagaacgtgtgtttataaggttcataatactttttttgtactgtcattaatacccaaatacccaagggaccattaggaaacaaaagaacatctgcctgctattattattattatttctaacctctcttattgtaagaatagctgataatattgtgttgaagttgtcgtaagcaagttttttattaacattttgacttttaaaagtcttttaaaagtcaaaatgctaataaaaaaaagtagttttcactaaagttaaaatcgtgtctaaaatcattcgaaatcgtcttcacaattaaaaacagaataaaatacatccgcacgtatagaaatatgtagcacaactaaaagatataagttgaacgacaaatTCAACACAacattatcagctattcttacaataaagaggttagaaataataataataatagcaggaagatgttcttttgttccctaatggtcccttgggtatttgggtattaatgagagtacaaaaaaaagtattatgaaccttataaacacacgttctgatgacgttgcaatggacatagcttaacattgaatttcttaacatttttgcttataacttttttatttatagttctacgaccaaagttactagaccaaagttgtagagaatttaatttgcaacaaaaaatatttatacattttttgtcagataaatagtttaagagatacatcgtaaaaccatttcaacccctattttcaagatggcggccgtgggacaggtggcgaccccacaaacttggttttagctttagactgaccccccctacacttcaaaaaaataaaattgcgtcctctaaaaaacgcaaggtaaggcctaaaaaatgtaacatttcaatggactattatatttgttataatattaacattactcTAGACcgactataatataaattactacatTACTACGCTGTGCATATCataaataagattattaaaCTCTCCTATAAAAGTATAGTAATTaccttgtatatatttttttaaattagaaataaaagtgCAAAAAAAACGACGACAAAAATCGACTATTTTATGGACATTTTCGCAAAAAAGTGTTCTCGAAGCTTCTAACATGGTTACCGTGTGAAAGATATATCCGACTTATAACAATATTTGGTAAACATTcattgatttcttttttgttggcCTGAGGGCAATTTTATTTCTGTTCGTGTACACACCTCTAAAAAGACTGTTCGAGAGATCCATTTGTCCCTACATAGAGGTCTATGTAAGTTGGTAAGTTTGTCTTTATAggtaaatatctaaatattattgtgCGCACCAAATTTTTTGTTAGTACAGTCATCGTATTGTGAGACATAATATATAGCTCGATAGAGAATAGAATTGTTTATCAAGATAGAGAATTCACGtccaaaacaaacaattttatcttAGATATGTAATTTTTCATTCCAAATATACTTATTGCAATCGGTTGTGAAGGCAGGAGTACACgtattatgtatgtatcagGAATGATTCGACTTAATGTTTATAGCTtccgtaaataaaacaaagttataaaaacaactacatttatttcttaacaACCTAAGGAGTATTTACAAAAATCTCAAAAGTTCGATGCATTTTTACACAAGCATAACTTTAAAGGTGGTTACATTACCATACAGCCTTCCGCTGAAGACACAACCCAAATGGCACTTAACTGAAAAAATCACCCATGTCTTTGGACATTACGACCAAATAAAGCTCATTATAGGCAAGATCAATTTCAAcgatatatttacaatatacattcttacataaatacattttttacaaaattaaaattacaattaaatttgtcaTCTGGCTTTTGATATAAATCtccaatgtaaataaattacgcCTTAACGTctaacaaaacacaaaaaatctgATTTATATTCCAATAACTACCTCTCGAATTTAATTTATCGTAATTAATTTAACGAATTATTAAGACTTCTAATCCTATTTCAGagatttttctcataaaattcatttcattttcaatattgGCTTTAATGTTTGATCAAATCATGTCATATTATCGTACAACTACTATAAAGGTCTGGCAAACATGAGTCTTTCGCTTCCTTGCCGTCTCATCATGTCTGCTGTCGCGGGAGTAGCCACGAACACTGCAGGCTGACCACCGAACTCCATAAACTTCCCTCTCTTGTGTTTGGCACTCGCTTTCCTATCCACTCTAGTATCAAACACATCCTCTCCTTCACTATTATCATAATCGACAACTGGCTCGTTCAAAGCCTCCTTTCTTCTTGCCTCTTTTCtcttattatttaagaaatatgatTGTGTGAGATTTGAAACATTTGGGGTGGAGATCTGCCTGGTGATTCCGTTGGTGGATCCGACCCTCTCGAAGGGTGGGAAGTGGCGCTGCATGTTTTCTGAGAAAGACTGTCTTCGGTAGTGGAACTGTCTGTCTAATGGTTGTTGATGGGCGAAGGACGCTCGTCTGAGGAACCTAGGCTCCTCTTGGCGATAGACCTTGTGGATTTCCTGGTTGTGGTTGGATTTCAGTGAGTCTTCGTAACTGCAACTGTAAACATAGTAGTCACTGAACAAGGACAAACACCATTTCCTAAAACGTTTTTCTCCCTAACTCGATATATTCTAATGCCATGAGAAATGGGATTCCGTTTCAGTACTTTATCTTACGCtttcaaaataatgaaatgtttcAGTGATGTGTATGTTTGTCTTTTTCGCAAATCATATTTCAAAGGAACCCTttgttagacataaaataatatctgaaaTACGAATATGGATTGCAATTCTTAGGCATTGGTAACTCATGGCAAATGTTCTAagtcatataatttaaatttaatctttaaTTGTATTGATCGGTTGGGTATTTGTAATATCTAATTTAGTTGGCCTTTATATTGTCTTAGAATTCCTAGAATAGCCTAGCTTTTAGAAAGTGGTCTCAATATGTcgaacataaaaacattattttgaaattatggttttaaaagACTCCAAGAATACTTATTGACGTTTCGCCGAGAACACTGAATGGTATATTACGACTGACAAGTCTATCCTTGGAAATTCTAACTTCGttatcttatattaataatcttaaaatcATTTTCTCTTATCAAAAACACCAAACCGCTAATGTATAAAAACGAAGCCAATTCTAACAATGACCCTGTAAAAATGTCTTTACACAAATCCTCTGGTGATTTATAGCCTCGTGACATCCCTTCACCGTAATGTGATATCTACATGAATTCATAACTACATATTCACAAAGAGCGTGCTCTTCATCTctcgtattataaattttttcgtCGAAGGCAGACTGCCGTATTTTATCGGATGCAAAGTCAAAAATAATAGACGTCACATTTTAATTCATGTTCCAGTCTCACAAAATATCAGATCGACATCACGATTTGTATCTAGCGCTTGCCGAATTTGTAGAGGGAGGAACATCGGCGCTtgaaggcaatcatatctaagcgacaatcagaaATTTTTTGAGTacagtgctttaaagttttgattttaatatgaaaattcataacaattcaactttttattgtataaagatatagtctaatgttattaaaattgtcctagacctataAAACCTTGATCAAATGACACAGATAAAtggtgatttaaaatatttatattattcattttcggtatgtttgtcgcttagatatgattgccctTCAAGCGTCGTTTAAGAATACAAAGTCGGTGTGGCTGTAGTAGATTCTTCAATAATTTACCAGGATGAAGGATCGTCTGCGTTGGACGTTAAGCTGCTCCGCAATAAGACGGAAACAAATTTCAATACAGCATTCAAATAACTAATAAGAGACTTCAAAgagatattgataaaatattcttCGTGCCGTGATTTCTTCCAGCCTTTGACTTTGTGAAAATTgtcacagttttttatattcgtCTTGTGAATCATAGGAATTCATTCAGCGAATTCATTATAAAGAACATGGGTACAGATTAATAGAGAACATATAGATTTTTGTATGTGATGCTAAAGTATTAATGATTGACATAccatttaaaatcataaatttaattgttactgTTACTCTTGCTCCCAAATTGTTAGACAATGAAGAAAGGGACaacactattatttattataacgcTGCTCATAATTTAACATATTCTTCTTTGAAGAAATCCGTCCTCGCTATCTGGATAGATAGCGAACTCAATAGCGCAATTTTCCGAGAATTTTATTCTCTGTTCCAGATTATACCAAAGCGGTTTTAGATAGTTGTTAATCGAGAAGtagtatttactattattaatatttaaaaaaattatgactttatcagtggcgaagattgcatataaccagattcctgccaccctttcataatttatgtaaataattatcattacaacaatTTCCATTTATGCAACCTATAAGTTCTGTCAGGTTGCCTTTTGGAAAACTTCTCCCTTCGCCActgcgttttatatttttttcttgaaacACTCACCCGCTACTCTCCTCCGAGGTGTGAAGGCTGGAGTGTCCACACGGGCACCTCGCCTCCGCGATTCCAGAGTCCTGGCCGCTGGAATTCACTGATGTTATCGAAGTGTCCTGCCCCTTCCTATTCGGATGCGTTGTGTTAAATACATGTTGGTAACAATGTTGGTGATGTTAGTGTTACCTAGGTAatgttaatatgtttataacaaGGTAATgtgaattttgtattatgtaagtAGTAAAGTTAGAATGATTAGTGATCCGAttttggtaataatattttgaaataaaactatttt
Coding sequences within it:
- the LOC119192355 gene encoding uncharacterized protein LOC119192355 — protein: MCIKFNQRPLQKRKGQDTSITSVNSSGQDSGIAEARCPCGHSSLHTSEESSGYEDSLKSNHNQEIHKVYRQEEPRFLRRASFAHQQPLDRQFHYRRQSFSENMQRHFPPFERVGSTNGITRQISTPNVSNLTQSYFLNNKRKEARRKEALNEPVVDYDNSEGEDVFDTRVDRKASAKHKRGKFMEFGGQPAVFVATPATADMMRRQGSERLMFARPL